Proteins from a genomic interval of Desulfitibacter alkalitolerans DSM 16504:
- a CDS encoding PDZ domain-containing protein, protein MEFSFIVDLIPMILKSFGFLMLSPFFWVIVFLIAMQYRRIAGHKERLFGVKDETVWQQVTVAIIYGVLGGVIGALLMILGGITITNIGIGYLWAVAILLLLISPRFLCFSYAGSIISLSYLLFGWPQIEVAHLMGLVAILHLVESFLIVANGHLGAMPVYTKNHKGETVGAFTLQKFWPIPIVALMVVTGVPAGETVPMPDWWPLIKSFEPINPEKSYYAMLPVIAALGYGDIAMTMNPQQKSYHTAALLSVYSIILFILAIIASHYAYLAVLPALFGALGHELTIYLGKRNQMQGKPLYVASQIGVRLLDVVKGSPAMKMGIRSGDIILSINNMRIDNRYHLAALLQTIYNFVEIEYVKSTDNRIYRETLWIKPGKSLGIIPVPEPTDSAQVTLSAKGMLARFIQNIVKKFNKGDKPGW, encoded by the coding sequence GTGGAATTTTCTTTTATTGTTGACTTAATACCCATGATTTTAAAATCCTTTGGGTTTTTAATGCTTTCTCCATTTTTTTGGGTCATTGTATTCTTAATAGCCATGCAGTATCGGCGTATTGCAGGGCATAAGGAAAGATTATTTGGAGTAAAGGATGAGACTGTGTGGCAGCAGGTAACAGTTGCCATTATATATGGCGTACTAGGGGGAGTTATTGGTGCCTTGTTAATGATACTAGGAGGCATAACAATTACCAATATAGGTATAGGGTATTTATGGGCGGTGGCTATCTTACTGCTCCTGATAAGTCCAAGATTCTTGTGCTTTTCCTATGCAGGCAGCATCATATCCTTAAGCTACTTGTTGTTTGGGTGGCCTCAAATTGAGGTGGCCCACTTAATGGGTCTAGTGGCCATATTACATTTAGTGGAGAGCTTCTTAATAGTAGCCAATGGTCATTTAGGTGCAATGCCTGTTTATACGAAAAATCATAAGGGGGAGACAGTGGGAGCTTTTACTCTGCAAAAATTCTGGCCCATACCCATTGTTGCCCTTATGGTTGTTACAGGGGTGCCTGCTGGTGAAACTGTACCAATGCCAGACTGGTGGCCCCTTATCAAATCCTTTGAGCCTATTAATCCTGAAAAAAGCTATTATGCCATGCTGCCTGTAATCGCTGCTCTTGGATATGGTGACATTGCCATGACAATGAATCCCCAGCAGAAAAGCTATCACACTGCGGCACTTTTATCTGTGTATAGCATTATTTTATTTATACTTGCAATTATTGCCTCCCACTATGCTTACCTGGCAGTACTGCCGGCTTTATTTGGTGCCCTGGGCCACGAGCTGACCATTTACCTGGGCAAAAGAAACCAAATGCAGGGGAAGCCCCTGTATGTAGCGTCGCAGATTGGGGTCAGGCTGCTGGATGTTGTCAAAGGCTCACCGGCCATGAAAATGGGCATCCGCAGTGGTGATATTATTTTGTCCATTAATAATATGAGGATTGATAACAGATACCACCTGGCAGCCCTGCTGCAAACCATCTATAATTTTGTCGAGATTGAATATGTTAAAAGTACCGATAATAGAATATATCGTGAGACCCTTTGGATCAAACCCGGGAAATCTCTTGGTATTATTCCGGTACCTGAGCCTACAGATAGTGCTCAAGTCACACTTTCTGCCAAGGGTATGTTGGCAAGATTTATTCAAAATATTGTTAAGAAGTTCAATAAGGGAGATAAACCTGGCTGGTAG
- a CDS encoding S41 family peptidase: protein MSNSVAKKIMYGVLIFLIVISVLISTSVVYLLATNHGNLGQVITVFTLIKSQSIQDISTRELIEGSVSGMVEALKDPYSVYLDKTTYDTLQERMRGTYGGVGLLITKDAEGRLVVVSPFRGTPAHRAGVAAGDFITKINDENTADMELETAASLMQGEPGTEVTITIYREGRDPRDVTIIREIITIPSVDGEILAEEPDIAYINLSMFNENTGEELQRHMDELRAEGFKALILDMRNNPGGSLHAAIEVADQFIPEGPVVHIVSKFKTNTFEAKGPAIDVPVVVLVNSGSASASEIVAGAIQDTGVGILVGEKTFGKGLVQSLFPIGDGAALKLTTARYLTPGERDINEKGIEPDIEIILTPEETFEALQDAPDPANDPQLQKAIEIIKTKIN from the coding sequence ATGAGTAATTCAGTTGCAAAAAAAATAATGTATGGTGTACTAATATTTTTAATAGTTATTTCAGTATTGATATCCACTAGTGTTGTATATCTCCTAGCTACTAATCACGGCAACCTGGGACAGGTAATTACAGTATTTACCTTGATAAAATCCCAGTCAATACAAGATATTAGCACTAGAGAGTTGATTGAGGGAAGTGTAAGTGGAATGGTTGAGGCCCTTAAGGACCCTTATTCGGTTTACCTGGATAAAACCACCTATGACACCCTCCAGGAGAGAATGCGTGGAACTTATGGTGGTGTAGGATTATTAATTACAAAGGATGCTGAGGGAAGGCTGGTTGTTGTATCTCCCTTTCGAGGAACTCCAGCCCATAGGGCAGGGGTGGCAGCAGGAGATTTCATAACAAAAATAAATGATGAAAATACAGCTGACATGGAACTGGAAACTGCTGCTTCCCTGATGCAGGGTGAGCCAGGAACAGAGGTAACAATCACCATTTATAGAGAAGGCCGTGACCCTAGAGATGTAACCATTATTAGAGAAATTATTACTATACCTTCTGTTGATGGTGAAATACTTGCTGAAGAGCCCGATATAGCTTATATCAACCTATCAATGTTTAATGAAAACACAGGTGAGGAGCTCCAGAGACACATGGATGAGCTAAGGGCAGAAGGATTTAAAGCCCTTATCCTAGATATGCGAAACAATCCTGGAGGCAGCCTCCATGCTGCCATAGAGGTAGCTGATCAATTTATACCTGAAGGACCTGTAGTTCATATAGTCAGCAAATTCAAAACTAATACATTTGAGGCAAAGGGCCCTGCCATTGATGTACCGGTAGTTGTCCTTGTTAATTCCGGCAGTGCAAGTGCTTCTGAGATTGTGGCAGGTGCCATACAGGATACAGGTGTGGGAATACTAGTAGGTGAAAAAACCTTTGGCAAGGGACTTGTCCAGAGTCTGTTTCCAATAGGTGACGGAGCTGCATTAAAGCTGACTACTGCCAGGTATCTTACTCCAGGAGAAAGGGACATCAATGAAAAGGGAATAGAGCCAGACATTGAAATTATTTTAACCCCAGAGGAAACCTTTGAAGCATTACAGGATGCCCCAGACCCAGCTAATGATCCCCAGCTGCAAAAGGCTATTGAAATAATAAAGACAAAAATCAATTAA
- a CDS encoding murein hydrolase activator EnvC family protein → MKKIVAAVLIVLFVVASLGTASADELDQLRKEQDVIQRQMEEERRSLQSAQRQFNSLSDQVRHLENELSKVERELATLNRNVKNAEDLVKEAEAELIEIENELQERVDLFKERLRQIYQRGDVNFFEVLTQSSSITDFLVRFELLKKIAEQDMNMVEEIDRQRLIAEEKKEELEKKRDHVVLLKKQSEAKLAQLETQKKEQQDFLAQVRQEKSVIERALAELEEDSNKLAAEIRRIQLSRSRSGLSAPTGKFAWPTPGYNRITSDYGMRVHPILRTQRMHTGIDISAPMGSPAVAGEVGEVIYTGWFGGYGWTVVVDHGGGVSSMYPHLSRITVKEGDIVARGQEVGKIGTSGLSTGPHMHFEVRENGDPVNPWPYLR, encoded by the coding sequence TTGAAAAAAATTGTAGCAGCTGTATTAATTGTTCTATTTGTGGTAGCTTCTCTTGGCACTGCCTCTGCGGACGAGCTTGATCAGCTTAGGAAAGAGCAGGATGTCATTCAAAGGCAGATGGAAGAAGAAAGAAGATCCCTGCAGTCAGCACAGAGACAGTTTAACTCCCTGTCAGATCAGGTTAGGCACCTGGAAAATGAGCTTTCCAAGGTGGAAAGAGAACTTGCTACCTTAAATAGAAATGTTAAAAATGCAGAGGATCTAGTCAAAGAGGCAGAAGCAGAATTAATTGAAATTGAAAATGAACTCCAGGAAAGGGTAGATTTATTTAAGGAACGCCTCAGGCAAATCTACCAAAGGGGTGACGTCAATTTCTTTGAGGTTTTAACCCAATCAAGCAGCATAACTGATTTTTTAGTTAGATTTGAGCTGCTTAAAAAAATAGCAGAGCAAGATATGAACATGGTGGAGGAAATTGATAGACAGCGTTTAATTGCCGAGGAAAAAAAGGAAGAGCTTGAAAAGAAAAGAGACCATGTGGTTCTACTGAAAAAACAAAGCGAAGCCAAGCTTGCACAACTAGAAACCCAGAAAAAAGAGCAGCAGGACTTTTTAGCACAGGTTCGCCAGGAAAAGTCAGTTATTGAAAGGGCCCTGGCTGAGCTTGAGGAGGACTCAAATAAGCTGGCTGCAGAAATACGTAGAATCCAATTGAGCCGCAGCAGAAGTGGGTTAAGTGCTCCAACAGGTAAATTTGCCTGGCCGACTCCTGGTTATAACAGGATTACCTCAGATTATGGCATGAGGGTGCATCCAATACTAAGAACCCAGAGAATGCATACAGGTATTGATATTTCGGCACCAATGGGAAGCCCTGCAGTAGCAGGTGAGGTTGGTGAGGTAATCTATACAGGTTGGTTTGGGGGCTATGGCTGGACAGTGGTTGTTGACCATGGAGGCGGAGTATCATCAATGTATCCACACCTTTCCAGAATCACTGTTAAGGAGGGTGACATAGTTGCCAGAGGCCAGGAGGTTGGTAAAATCGGAACTAGCGGCTTAAGTACAGGACCCCACATGCATTTTGAGGTTAGAGAAAATGGCGATCCCGTCAACCCATGGCCTTACTTGAGATAA
- the ftsX gene encoding permease-like cell division protein FtsX, which produces MRPRTIIYFFKQAGKSLFRHGWMGAASVLTTAIALLIFGVFALVMMNINLISGHVESTLEIVVWLESDADKETAENVGTYLQNLSQVTQVRYVPKEEGLEQLSREFGGSYDLLWTLGGENPLPDFYVVKVSNPELVKAVAQRIAGLPPVEKVDYGQDYLDKVLSLLYWVRMVGLGLTSLLAAAAIFLIGNTVRLTVYARSNEITIMKYIGATNWFVRWPFLLEGMFLGAIGAGIAAASVYFGYNVLVEHITPAISFIPLIQDKELLLNIAGLLVIIGTLLGGMASYLSLGRYLRF; this is translated from the coding sequence ATGAGACCCAGGACAATAATTTACTTCTTTAAGCAGGCCGGAAAGTCCCTGTTTCGACATGGGTGGATGGGTGCAGCTTCGGTTTTAACAACGGCTATAGCCCTGCTTATATTTGGTGTTTTTGCTTTAGTAATGATGAATATTAATCTGATCTCCGGTCATGTTGAGTCAACTCTGGAGATTGTTGTTTGGCTTGAAAGTGACGCAGATAAGGAAACTGCAGAAAATGTGGGTACTTATTTGCAAAATCTCAGTCAAGTAACCCAGGTGAGATACGTTCCCAAGGAGGAGGGCCTGGAACAATTAAGCAGGGAGTTTGGTGGAAGTTATGACCTTCTCTGGACTCTTGGAGGGGAAAATCCATTGCCGGACTTTTACGTAGTCAAGGTTAGCAACCCTGAGCTTGTAAAGGCAGTAGCCCAGAGGATTGCCGGTCTTCCCCCTGTGGAAAAGGTAGATTATGGACAGGATTATCTGGACAAGGTTCTATCACTGCTATACTGGGTAAGAATGGTAGGTCTGGGATTGACCTCCCTATTAGCTGCTGCGGCAATTTTCTTAATTGGTAATACTGTTAGGCTCACTGTTTATGCCCGATCCAATGAGATTACAATTATGAAATATATAGGTGCTACGAACTGGTTTGTGCGCTGGCCCTTTTTGCTCGAGGGCATGTTTTTGGGTGCAATAGGTGCAGGTATTGCAGCAGCTTCAGTATATTTTGGTTACAATGTTTTGGTGGAGCATATTACCCCTGCTATAAGCTTTATACCCTTAATCCAGGACAAGGAACTGCTGCTAAATATAGCAGGATTGCTGGTGATTATTGGAACCCTCCTTGGAGGCATGGCGAGCTATTTGTCCCTGGGAAGATATCTGCGATTTTAA
- the ftsE gene encoding cell division ATP-binding protein FtsE, translated as MIQFCSVTKVYDNGTTALNNINLKVEKGDFLFLVGPSGAGKSTLLSLLFREEIPSKGQIFIAGKNIVRIKRRELPYVRRNMGIVFQDFRLLPDRTVFENVAFTLEVLQYSKRDIMRLVPPVLEQVGISHRAKNFPRQLSGGEQQRTAIARAIINNPPILVADEPTGNLDPKTSIEIMKILEDINYRGTTMLVATHDKDIVNSMHKRVVALENGKLARDEREGSYA; from the coding sequence TTGATACAGTTTTGTAGTGTGACCAAGGTATATGATAATGGCACCACCGCCCTTAACAATATTAACTTGAAGGTAGAAAAGGGAGACTTCCTATTTCTTGTAGGACCAAGCGGGGCAGGCAAGTCCACTTTATTGAGCCTTTTATTTAGAGAAGAGATACCTTCTAAAGGACAAATATTTATCGCAGGAAAAAATATTGTGAGAATAAAAAGACGTGAGCTTCCCTATGTGCGCAGAAACATGGGAATTGTTTTCCAGGATTTTAGATTGCTTCCAGATAGAACGGTTTTTGAAAATGTAGCCTTTACTTTGGAAGTTCTTCAATACAGCAAAAGAGATATTATGAGATTGGTCCCACCTGTACTTGAACAGGTAGGTATTTCACATAGAGCTAAAAACTTTCCAAGACAGCTTTCTGGGGGAGAGCAGCAGCGAACTGCAATTGCCAGAGCTATCATTAACAATCCTCCAATTCTTGTGGCAGATGAGCCAACGGGCAACCTTGATCCTAAAACTTCCATAGAAATAATGAAAATACTGGAAGATATAAACTATCGTGGTACAACCATGCTTGTTGCTACCCATGATAAGGATATAGTGAATTCCATGCATAAAAGAGTTGTAGCTCTTGAGAATGGTAAGCTGGCTAGAGATGAAAGAGAAGGGAGCTACGCCTAA
- the mntA gene encoding type VII toxin-antitoxin system MntA family adenylyltransferase antitoxin, translated as MEKETITAKINDYFTPVKEVLTVYLFGSIVKGKNNKNSDVDLALLFSDKISLQERFEKKLEFAIDLENVLNKKVDIVDLSEADLYFVHQVMLNKEIILDKDIHYRVSFEVTRRKSYFDRKPFYDLYHNHALKRLERGL; from the coding sequence ATGGAAAAAGAAACTATAACTGCCAAAATTAATGATTATTTCACACCCGTTAAAGAGGTTTTAACAGTATATCTTTTTGGTTCCATTGTAAAAGGCAAAAACAATAAAAATAGTGATGTTGATTTAGCGTTGTTATTTTCAGATAAAATTTCATTACAGGAGCGGTTTGAAAAGAAATTAGAGTTTGCCATAGATCTGGAAAACGTATTAAATAAAAAAGTTGATATTGTAGATTTAAGTGAAGCTGACTTATACTTTGTACATCAGGTCATGTTAAATAAAGAAATTATCCTTGATAAAGACATCCATTACAGGGTTTCATTTGAAGTTACACGGCGCAAATCCTATTTTGACAGGAAACCATTTTATGATCTATATCATAACCATGCCTTAAAACGCTTGGAAAGGGGCCTTTAA
- the hepT gene encoding type VII toxin-antitoxin system HepT family RNase toxin: protein MIEREIIIRKLSSLSEYYTDLETARKELNWETFLSDKVVRRYVERTLHIAIEACLDIANHIISYEGYREPKSNQDTFQVLIEEGIFDKDFGQRMMKMAQFRNVIVHDYIKIQPEIVYAVLQKQLKDLSQFANTMRRVYL from the coding sequence ATGATCGAAAGGGAAATAATAATTCGAAAGTTGTCCTCCCTGTCAGAATATTACACTGATTTAGAAACTGCCAGGAAGGAGCTGAATTGGGAAACGTTTTTATCAGATAAAGTGGTGAGGCGCTATGTGGAAAGGACTTTGCACATAGCTATTGAGGCTTGCCTGGATATAGCTAATCATATAATATCTTATGAAGGATACAGGGAGCCTAAAAGTAATCAGGATACGTTCCAGGTTTTAATTGAAGAGGGTATTTTTGATAAAGATTTTGGTCAGCGGATGATGAAAATGGCCCAATTTCGCAATGTAATTGTCCATGACTATATTAAAATCCAGCCGGAAATTGTCTATGCGGTTCTTCAAAAACAGCTTAAAGATTTGTCCCAATTTGCCAATACTATGAGAAGAGTATATTTGTGA
- a CDS encoding transketolase family protein, whose amino-acid sequence MQKIATRDAYGKTLVKLGKKYDNIVVLDADLSKSTKTAVFKEEFPDRFVNVGIAEQNLACVAGGLALAGKVPFASSFAMFATGRAFEMIRNSICYPELNVKIAATHAGITVGEDGASHQANEDVAIMRAIPNMTVLVPADAVETEQIIEAAYHYHGPVYIRLGRSGVPVLYDESYTYKIGKASKLREGKDASIIAMGIMVSKALEAAEKLAEEGVQASVYNMSTIKPIDAAAIEEAAQSGCVVTAEEHNIIGGLGSAVAEVLGERCPVPLERVGIMDTFGESGKPDELLKKYGLTSEDIASAVIRALDRKTSCHKR is encoded by the coding sequence ATGCAAAAAATAGCCACTAGGGATGCCTATGGAAAAACACTAGTTAAGCTGGGAAAAAAGTATGACAATATTGTCGTTTTAGATGCAGATCTTTCCAAATCTACAAAGACTGCTGTTTTTAAAGAAGAGTTTCCAGATAGATTTGTTAATGTGGGAATAGCAGAGCAAAATCTTGCATGTGTAGCCGGTGGGCTAGCACTGGCAGGCAAGGTTCCCTTTGCAAGCAGCTTTGCAATGTTTGCTACAGGTAGAGCCTTTGAAATGATAAGGAACTCAATATGTTATCCAGAGCTCAATGTAAAAATTGCTGCGACCCATGCGGGAATTACAGTGGGTGAGGATGGTGCTTCCCATCAAGCAAATGAAGATGTTGCTATTATGAGGGCTATTCCCAATATGACTGTCTTGGTGCCTGCTGATGCTGTGGAAACTGAACAAATTATAGAAGCTGCTTATCATTATCATGGGCCGGTATACATACGTCTTGGAAGATCAGGGGTTCCCGTATTATATGATGAAAGCTATACCTATAAAATAGGTAAGGCCAGTAAACTAAGAGAAGGTAAGGATGCTTCAATAATTGCCATGGGAATAATGGTGAGCAAGGCCTTGGAGGCTGCAGAAAAGCTGGCAGAAGAAGGTGTTCAGGCTTCTGTATACAATATGTCAACAATAAAGCCTATAGATGCGGCTGCCATTGAGGAGGCAGCCCAATCAGGCTGTGTTGTAACTGCTGAAGAACATAATATCATTGGAGGCCTTGGAAGTGCAGTTGCAGAGGTGCTGGGGGAAAGATGTCCGGTTCCTTTAGAAAGGGTAGGAATCATGGATACCTTTGGAGAGTCAGGAAAGCCAGATGAGCTGCTGAAAAAGTATGGCCTTACTTCAGAGGATATTGCCAGCGCAGTTATAAGGGCACTGGACAGAAAAACATCCTGCCATAAAAGATAA
- a CDS encoding transketolase, translated as MDINEKKYLEEKANRIRQHIINMIGEAGSGHPGGSLSAADILTVLYYKKLKVDPADPKNPSRDRFILSKGHAAPVLYAALAEKGFFPIEELMTLRKINSNLQGHPHMKTVPGVEMSTGSLGQGFSIAVGLALGAAMDQADYRVYAMVGDGEIQEGIVWEAAMLASHYKLDNLTAVLDYNGLQIDGKIEDVMSPEPLADKWRAFGWNVLEIDGHNLEEIDKAFDEAASFKGQPTMIIARTVKGKGVSYMEDCADWHGKACNIDERNKALAELAGS; from the coding sequence ATGGATATTAATGAAAAAAAGTATTTAGAAGAAAAGGCAAACAGGATCAGGCAGCATATTATTAATATGATAGGAGAAGCAGGTTCAGGTCATCCAGGCGGCTCTCTATCGGCTGCAGATATTCTAACGGTTTTATATTATAAGAAGCTGAAGGTGGACCCTGCTGATCCTAAAAACCCATCTAGAGACAGGTTTATTCTTTCCAAGGGACATGCTGCACCAGTGCTTTATGCTGCTCTAGCAGAAAAAGGCTTCTTTCCAATTGAAGAGTTAATGACCTTAAGGAAGATTAACAGCAATCTGCAGGGACATCCCCATATGAAAACTGTTCCTGGAGTAGAGATGTCAACAGGTTCCCTGGGGCAGGGCTTTTCGATAGCAGTTGGACTGGCCCTGGGAGCCGCCATGGATCAGGCTGATTATAGGGTTTATGCCATGGTGGGAGATGGGGAGATACAGGAGGGTATTGTTTGGGAGGCGGCAATGCTGGCGTCACATTACAAATTGGATAACCTTACTGCTGTCCTGGATTATAATGGTCTCCAGATTGACGGAAAAATTGAAGATGTTATGTCGCCAGAGCCGCTGGCTGACAAGTGGAGAGCTTTTGGCTGGAATGTATTGGAGATTGACGGGCATAATCTGGAGGAAATTGACAAGGCTTTTGATGAAGCTGCTTCGTTTAAAGGGCAGCCTACCATGATAATTGCCAGGACCGTCAAGGGCAAGGGTGTGTCATATATGGAGGATTGTGCAGATTGGCATGGGAAAGCATGTAATATAGATGAGAGAAATAAGGCTCTTGCTGAACTAGCCGGCAGCTAA
- a CDS encoding YitT family protein, with protein sequence MSSKWVRFVIEYLGIFVGVVLTALALVLFLVPNKIAAGGVSGLATVVFHTLGFPVGLTMLTINIPLFIFSVKELGVRFGIKTLFGTLTMAMVIDYLEPVVTPLTTDPFLAALYGGILAGIGIGIVFKFGGTTGGTDLGAQLLKRFTGMSSGQGLLIIDAFVITTAAIFFNVELALFALISLFATAKFIDLVQEGFHYARAAIIISNTPDKVTRGIFDNLNRGVTILKGQGAYSGRERDVLLVVISQAEVTRLKVLVHDIDHDAFIIITHVHEALGEGFKSLSNQGDGSSG encoded by the coding sequence ATGTCTTCTAAATGGGTACGTTTCGTGATAGAATATCTTGGGATATTTGTAGGAGTAGTATTAACAGCCCTTGCCCTGGTATTATTCCTGGTGCCAAACAAGATTGCTGCCGGAGGAGTTAGCGGCCTGGCAACAGTTGTTTTTCATACCCTTGGCTTTCCTGTTGGTCTGACCATGCTGACAATTAATATTCCCTTGTTTATTTTTAGCGTTAAGGAGCTAGGTGTAAGGTTTGGAATAAAGACCTTATTCGGAACCTTAACCATGGCCATGGTGATAGATTATCTAGAACCAGTTGTCACACCTTTAACTACAGACCCCTTCCTGGCCGCCCTTTATGGAGGTATTCTTGCCGGAATTGGAATTGGTATAGTTTTTAAATTTGGAGGCACCACTGGAGGCACAGACCTGGGTGCCCAGCTGTTAAAAAGATTTACCGGCATGAGCTCTGGTCAGGGGCTTTTGATAATTGATGCTTTTGTCATTACCACAGCGGCAATTTTTTTTAATGTGGAATTGGCCCTTTTTGCCCTTATATCACTCTTTGCCACTGCCAAGTTTATTGATTTAGTTCAGGAGGGTTTTCATTATGCCAGGGCTGCCATTATTATCTCTAACACGCCAGATAAGGTAACCAGGGGTATTTTTGATAATCTAAATAGAGGAGTAACGATTCTGAAGGGACAAGGGGCTTACAGCGGCAGGGAAAGGGATGTTCTCCTTGTTGTAATCAGTCAAGCCGAGGTGACAAGGCTGAAGGTACTGGTACATGACATAGACCATGATGCATTTATAATCATAACTCACGTCCATGAAGCCCTTGGTGAAGGCTTTAAAAGCCTCTCCAACCAGGGGGACGGTTCTTCTGGCTAG
- a CDS encoding ferredoxin-thioredoxin reductase catalytic domain-containing protein, with amino-acid sequence MSTSNRKEKFRKWYGEVVDKLGYRFSKDEELVEFLLEQEVQIEKKYGSPYCPCQAIVGDRERDMKIVCPCIPFHREQFDKMRRCWCGLFIHKDVPEREESSLQQIP; translated from the coding sequence ATGAGCACAAGCAACAGGAAAGAAAAATTTCGCAAGTGGTACGGGGAAGTAGTTGATAAGCTGGGATACAGGTTTTCCAAGGATGAAGAGCTGGTGGAATTCCTTCTTGAACAGGAGGTTCAAATTGAAAAAAAATATGGAAGTCCCTACTGCCCATGTCAGGCAATAGTAGGGGACAGGGAAAGGGACATGAAGATTGTTTGTCCCTGTATTCCCTTTCATAGAGAACAGTTTGATAAAATGAGGCGCTGCTGGTGCGGACTGTTCATTCACAAGGATGTTCCAGAGCGTGAAGAGAGCAGCCTGCAGCAAATTCCATAG
- a CDS encoding glutaredoxin family protein, producing the protein MKVFLYALSTCFYCQRTKKWFKENNVDFDFVDVDLQEGEEKQKLVDEVLALTGDAKFPVVKIGDKHVVGYNEEKFKELLS; encoded by the coding sequence ATGAAGGTGTTTTTATATGCTCTAAGTACCTGCTTTTACTGTCAAAGAACAAAAAAGTGGTTTAAGGAAAATAATGTGGATTTTGACTTTGTTGATGTGGACCTGCAGGAGGGAGAAGAAAAACAAAAGCTGGTTGATGAAGTCCTGGCCCTAACAGGAGATGCCAAGTTTCCTGTGGTGAAAATAGGTGACAAGCATGTGGTTGGCTATAATGAAGAGAAATTTAAAGAGCTTTTATCTTAA
- a CDS encoding Rieske (2Fe-2S) protein encodes MWVKVAEESLLQEKVPYRVKVEDKPIIVIKMGEELYALLNLCPHLGCAMHKGELEGYLIKCPCHDWLFDIRTGEFTAAPEIRLPIYETKVEQGIVYINIKGE; translated from the coding sequence ATGTGGGTGAAGGTAGCCGAGGAAAGCTTGCTACAGGAAAAGGTGCCCTATCGGGTGAAGGTGGAGGACAAACCAATTATAGTTATTAAGATGGGAGAAGAGCTTTATGCTTTATTAAATTTATGCCCCCATCTTGGTTGTGCGATGCATAAGGGGGAATTGGAGGGATATTTAATTAAATGTCCCTGTCATGATTGGCTGTTTGATATTAGAACGGGGGAATTTACCGCTGCTCCGGAAATTAGACTTCCTATTTATGAGACTAAGGTAGAACAAGGAATAGTATATATTAATATAAAGGGAGAGTGA
- a CDS encoding 4Fe-4S dicluster domain-containing protein: MRYEINNNCIACGSCAVVCGHNAIDTGYSHSQIKDISGKQEFGDPFIINNNCTGCGACLAVCWPGAIEEVRVNQIT, translated from the coding sequence TTGAGGTATGAAATCAACAATAATTGTATTGCCTGCGGCAGCTGTGCTGTTGTTTGCGGGCATAATGCCATTGATACAGGTTATAGCCACAGCCAAATAAAAGATATTTCAGGAAAGCAGGAGTTTGGCGACCCTTTTATAATCAACAATAACTGCACAGGATGTGGAGCATGTCTAGCAGTTTGCTGGCCTGGTGCAATTGAAGAAGTAAGGGTAAATCAAATCACATGA